From Candidatus Poribacteria bacterium, one genomic window encodes:
- the dnaN gene encoding DNA polymerase III subunit beta, giving the protein MQLVFAKEDLFRCIQVLQGVAAGRNTLPILSNILIRATDGQIEIAATDLEVSIQTVVPGTIVEEGAITVSARKLSEIVRELPDQEIRLATTANDRIEITCGEGVYKIIGLPDDEFPDLPSITGAFFTIDGDLLCSMIDKTEFSASTEETRYFLNGLYFDLTPEITQIVATDGRRLAVASSDTLMPPPQEPIGVIIPLKAVREITKTFAESAEVKVCLLENQIIFADDDSTLASRLVEGEYPKYQQIIPSDNEVHLTLNVDKMLGGLRRVSLLSNPKTYSIRLDVQDGKVRISAKTPELGEAYETVDVTSGDGEIQIAFDARFLVEAVGHIQAEDFRLELKDSLSAAVLKPVDDDGHLCLIMPMRLDS; this is encoded by the coding sequence ATGCAATTAGTTTTTGCAAAAGAAGATCTGTTTAGATGTATTCAAGTATTACAAGGTGTAGCTGCTGGAAGGAACACACTTCCCATATTGTCGAATATCCTGATTCGTGCAACGGACGGACAAATCGAGATTGCAGCAACCGATCTTGAAGTTAGCATTCAAACCGTGGTTCCCGGTACTATCGTTGAGGAGGGTGCCATTACCGTATCGGCGAGAAAGCTTTCTGAAATTGTACGTGAGTTGCCAGACCAAGAGATAAGGCTTGCAACAACGGCAAACGATCGAATCGAAATTACCTGTGGAGAAGGCGTTTATAAAATTATCGGACTTCCTGATGATGAGTTCCCGGATCTTCCCTCAATTACGGGAGCGTTTTTCACTATTGATGGTGACTTGCTCTGTTCGATGATTGATAAAACCGAGTTTTCTGCTTCCACTGAGGAAACGCGATACTTCTTGAATGGACTCTATTTTGATTTGACACCCGAAATAACTCAGATTGTCGCAACTGATGGCCGACGACTTGCTGTCGCATCGAGTGATACACTGATGCCACCACCTCAAGAACCGATAGGGGTTATCATTCCACTCAAAGCGGTCCGGGAGATTACCAAGACCTTTGCAGAATCAGCGGAGGTTAAAGTCTGCTTGCTAGAAAACCAGATCATTTTCGCTGATGATGATTCCACTTTGGCCTCTCGATTGGTTGAGGGAGAATACCCCAAGTATCAACAGATTATCCCTAGCGATAACGAGGTCCACCTGACACTTAATGTCGACAAAATGCTAGGAGGGCTGAGGCGAGTATCGCTATTATCCAACCCGAAAACCTACTCAATCCGTTTGGACGTTCAGGACGGCAAAGTGCGCATCTCTGCGAAGACACCCGAACTTGGCGAGGCGTATGAAACAGTAGATGTCACAAGCGGCGACGGAGAAATCCAGATTGCTTTTGATGCGCGTTTCCTCGTGGAAGCTGTGGGACATATCCAAGCCGAAGATTTCCGTTTGGAACTCAAAGATTCCCTCAGTGCGGCTGTCTTAAAGCCTGTTGACGATGATGGGCATCTCTGCTTAATCATGCCGATGCGGCTTGACTCATAA